Proteins found in one Streptosporangiales bacterium genomic segment:
- a CDS encoding D-galactonate dehydratase family protein, producing MKIADVRVLVTSPGRNFVTVKVTTDDGLTGVGDATLNGRELAVATYLTEHVRPLLLGRDAGRIEDTWQYLYRGAYWRRGPVTMTAIAGIDTALWDIKAKAAGLPLYELLGGRSRDRVMVYGHAQGASIDDTVAQVGQFLQRGYRAVRAQTAVPGTRGTYGIGSDGERYEPASTGLPEETLWSTPAYLNHTPELFAAVRDAHGFDFHLLHDVHHRLTPIEAAGLGKAVEPYRLFCLEDPTPAEDQSAFRVIRQHTTTPIATGEVFNSVYDCQQLVTERLIDYVRASVTHAGGVTHLRRIFALAELYGVRSGSHGATDLSPVCLAAALHLDTTIPNFGIQEYMPHTTATDEVFPHTYRFEDGHLHPGEEPGLGVDIDEDAAAEYPYQPAYLPVARLADGSMHDW from the coding sequence ATGAAGATCGCCGACGTACGGGTGCTCGTCACGTCGCCGGGACGCAACTTCGTCACCGTGAAGGTCACCACGGACGACGGGCTGACCGGCGTCGGCGACGCCACCCTCAACGGCCGGGAGCTCGCGGTGGCCACGTACCTCACCGAGCACGTGCGCCCGCTGCTCCTCGGCCGCGACGCCGGCCGGATCGAGGACACCTGGCAGTACCTGTACCGCGGCGCGTACTGGCGCAGGGGCCCGGTCACCATGACGGCGATCGCCGGGATCGACACGGCGCTGTGGGACATCAAGGCGAAGGCGGCCGGACTACCGCTCTACGAGCTGCTCGGCGGGCGCAGCCGCGACCGGGTCATGGTGTACGGGCACGCGCAGGGCGCGAGCATCGACGACACCGTGGCGCAGGTCGGGCAGTTCCTGCAGCGGGGCTATCGCGCCGTCCGGGCCCAGACGGCCGTGCCTGGCACCCGCGGCACGTACGGCATCGGCTCCGACGGCGAACGGTACGAGCCCGCGTCGACCGGCCTGCCGGAGGAGACGCTGTGGTCCACGCCCGCGTACCTGAACCACACACCGGAGCTGTTCGCCGCGGTCCGCGATGCGCACGGCTTCGACTTCCACCTGCTGCACGACGTACACCACCGGCTCACGCCGATCGAGGCGGCCGGCCTCGGCAAGGCCGTGGAGCCGTATCGGTTGTTCTGCCTCGAGGACCCCACACCGGCCGAGGACCAGAGCGCGTTCCGGGTGATCAGGCAGCACACCACCACGCCGATCGCCACCGGCGAGGTGTTCAACTCGGTGTACGACTGCCAGCAGCTCGTCACCGAGCGGCTGATCGACTACGTCCGCGCCAGCGTCACCCACGCAGGCGGCGTCACCCACCTGCGTCGCATCTTCGCGCTCGCCGAGCTGTACGGCGTGCGGTCCGGGTCGCACGGCGCGACCGACCTATCGCCGGTCTGCCTCGCCGCCGCACTGCACCTCGACACGACGATCCCCAACTTCGGCATCCAGGAGTACATGCCGCACACCACGGCGACGGACGAGGTGTTCCCGCACACCTACCGGTTCGAGGACGGACACCTGCACCCGGGCGAGGAGCCCGGCCTCGGCGTGGACATCGACGAGGACGCCGCCGCGGAGTACCCGTACCAGCCGGCGTACCTACCGGTTGCGCGGCTCGCCGACGGTTCGATGCACGACTGGTGA
- a CDS encoding alcohol dehydrogenase catalytic domain-containing protein encodes MTVRTAVLHGAKDLRLERRPAPRPAAGEALVAVEAVGLCGSDLHYYLDGRNGTNELRGPAVLGHEIGGTVTDGPADLLGTRVVVEPAVPCRVCASCVGGRYNLCQNGSCLGSPPTGSRPPARSAYPRRTPRTSVTCGRHSGWSARGPRRRCPACWRRPNPAAGWCWWAPSVRATSLRR; translated from the coding sequence ATGACGGTACGTACGGCCGTCCTGCACGGCGCGAAGGACCTCAGGCTCGAACGACGTCCCGCCCCTCGGCCGGCGGCCGGCGAGGCGCTCGTCGCGGTCGAGGCCGTGGGGTTGTGCGGTTCCGACCTGCACTACTACCTGGACGGCCGCAACGGCACCAACGAGCTTCGCGGCCCCGCCGTGCTCGGCCACGAGATCGGCGGCACGGTCACGGACGGCCCGGCCGACCTGCTCGGAACCCGGGTGGTGGTCGAGCCGGCCGTGCCGTGCCGGGTCTGCGCCAGCTGTGTGGGCGGCCGCTACAACCTCTGCCAGAACGGCAGCTGCCTCGGCTCGCCGCCGACCGGCTCGCGGCCGCCCGCGCGTTCGGCGTACCCGCGACGCACCCCGAGGACCTCGGTGACCTGCGGGCGGCACTCGGGGTGGAGTGCTCGGGGGCCGCGGCGGCGTTGCCCGGCCTGCTGGCGGCGACCGAACCCGGCGGCCGGGTGGTGCTGGTGGGCACCGTCCGTACGGGCGACGTCCCTGCGCCGTTGA